From a single Lates calcarifer isolate ASB-BC8 linkage group LG12, TLL_Latcal_v3, whole genome shotgun sequence genomic region:
- the dnajc14 gene encoding dnaJ homolog subfamily C member 14, protein MEWEAAEKEMDGVTDTDVEIPDGDPTLATKSSQCEARETDDDCEQEDKTAYLKSQDTPNPATPQDSGIGEAEYCGSTEAKEDTEEVSDGFEHDSTADQESSQVINQEEDESVKEQHMNGESGWRNVGSGRRCKLKSSGSFSEQSSQGAFASIQKGNVMSSGGRHKQARRRNHHHHQQNRGRRRTGNQLVLAFKDMLSESLSFWCISCVHMMIEIIVTLTHNCGVGVETGGAKLFNFGQQLLAKITDIPGMKADASRILNWTKCTGVDIVDKIVRSVKWLKTAALSCFRLFCAFVILGSQWAKGVLVRLGGERGKRYWAAFQESRFWKRVASLLERVRSRFRRGGQVPPSTPESPSRAGRGQSGQELERLLALAEVPEDELDPFTVLGVEVHATEAELKKAYRQLAVQVHPDKNKHPRAGEAFKVLRAAWDIVSNPETRREYELKRMAATELSKSMNEFLTKLQDDLKEAMNTMMCTKCEGKHKRFEMDREPTEARFCAECNRCHSAEEGDLWAESSMLGLRITYFACMDGKVYDITEWAGCQRIGISPDTHRVPYHISFGSKNNSNATRHRTPSEHATGPTNPADLQDFFNRIFKGGPPNDMAANGGFFPSGPPHHPPGAGAPPFSPPPGQTGFHMSGAHRPESSETWAESGKPPRRRKKVRKPFQR, encoded by the exons ATGGAGTGGGAAGCAGCTGAAAAGGAGATGGATGGCGTTACAGACACTGACGTGGAGATCCCTGACGGTGATCCCACCTTAGCGACCAAATCTAGTCAGTGTGAGGCCCGAGAGACTGATGATGACTGCGAGCAGGAGGACAAAACAGCCTATCTCAAATCTCAGGACACCCCAAACCCAGCCACTCCACAAGACTCTGGAATTGGCGAAGCAGAGTATTGTGGTTCTACAGAGGCCAAAGAGGATACTGAGGAGGTTTCAGATGGGTTCGAGCATGACAGCACTGCAGATCAGGAGAGCTCACAGGTTATCAATCAAGAGGAGGATGAAAGTGTGAAGGAGCAGCACATGAATGGAGAGTCTGGTTGGAGGAACGTGGGAAGTGGACGCAGGTGCAAACTGAAGAGCAGTGGTTCGttttcagagcagagcagtcaAGGTGCTTTTGCCTCCATTCAAAAAGGAAACGTTATGTCCAGCGGGGGCCGGCACAAGCAGGCCCGCAGGCgtaaccaccaccaccatcagcagAATCGGGGCCGCAGGCGGACAGGCAACCAACTCGTCTTGGCTTTCAAGGATATGCTGTCTGAGTCTCTCAGCTTCTGGTGCATCTCCTGCGTCCACATGATGATTGAGATTATTGTCACATTAACTCACAACTGCGGTGTCGGTGTGGAGACCGGAGGGGCGAAACTTTTCAACTTTGGGCAGCAGCTCCTTGCAAAGATCACAGATATACCTGGGATGAAGGCGGATGCCAGTCGGATTCTGAATTGGACTAAATGCACAGGAGTGGACATAGTGGATAAAATTGTGAGGTCAGTGAAGTGGTTAAAGACAGCTGCCTTATCTTGTTTCAGActtttctgtgcttttgttATTCTTGGGTCCCAGTGGGCAAAGGGTGTGCTGGTGCGACTTGGTGGAGAGCGGGGAAAACGCTACTGGGCGGCTTTTCAGGAGTCAAGGTTTTGGAAGAGGGTGGCTTCCCTGCTGGAGAGAGTTAGAAGCCGATTTAGGAGAGGTGGCCAAGTCCCGCCTTCCACGCCTGAGTCACCCAGCAGAGCAGGGAGGGGCCAGTCGGGCCAGGAGCTGGAGAGACTGCTTGCCTTGGCTGAGGTACCAGAGGATGAACTCGACCCCTTTACAGTGCTTGGTGTGGAGGTGCACGCCACTGAGGCTGAGCTGAAGAAGGCCTACAGACAGCTTGctgtccag GTCCATCCAGACAAGAATAAACACCCACGAGCTGGAGAGGCGTTCAAAGTACTGAGGGCTGCCTGGGATATTGTCAGTAACCCAGAGACACGACGAGAGTATGAGTT GAAACGCATGGCAGCAACTGAGCTCTCAAAGTCCATGAATGAGTTTCTCACTAAACTGCAGGATGACCTGAAGGAAGCCATGAACACCATGATGTGCACTAAATGTGAAGGCAAACACAA gcGGTTCGAGATGGATCGTGAACCCACTGAGGCCCGGTTCTGTGCTGAATGCAACCGTTGCCATAGTGCTGAGGAGGGGGACCTGTGGGCTGAGTCCAGCATGTTGGGCCTGCGCATCACATACTTTGCCTGTATGGATGGCAAGGTCTATGATATTACAG AGTGGGCAGGTTGCCAAAGAATAGGCATTTCTCCTGACACACACCGTGTGCCCTATCACATCTCCTTTGGTTCAAAGAACAACAGCAATGCCACACGACACAG GACGCCCTCAGAGCATGCCACAGGTCCGACCAACCCTGCTGATTTACAGGACTTCTTCAACCGTATCTTCAAAGGAGGGCCTCCTAATGACATGGCTGCCAACGGGGGCTTCTTCCCCTCAGGTCCGCCTCATCACCCACCTGGTGCTGGTGCACCCCCGTTCTCCCCTCCTCCAGGCCAGACAGGTTTCCACATGTCGGGGGCTCACCGGCCAGAGTCCAGTGAGACTTGGGCTGAAAGCGGCAAACCCcccaggaggaggaagaaggtcCGGAAGCCCTTTCAGAGGTGA
- the nab2 gene encoding NGFI-A-binding protein 2, which yields MSLPRTLGELQLYRVLQRANLLAYYETFIQQGGDDVQQLCEAAEEEFLEIMALVGMATKPLHVRRLQKALRDWAANPALFSQPVSNVPLGGIPLFKVDGTGTSGSAGGPRKSVSNGQPGSPCEREDRACLTPMHSGSPRSPCSQASPQPPDMHYREKLSPMDPHWLSPEPDGNSTLASAPGMEEEPPSPPLLSTCPPGPSTSPSPSASFAPAALSAWPGGQLDGETARAVVESVERLLRTLPRSDPAEVKTLLRMNKKMAKTVGHIFKMGSQDVNKEEEIRKYSLIYGRFDSKRREGKQLTHHELIINEAAAQFCMRDNALLLRRVELFSLARQVARKCAYTSTLKHARTNADENNVVSQKRARHEVIVPECVSSLLGVEASEGLTQRADDDSLSAESLDSVSHDIGSQCNQSPSPRPHTDTSNPASWSRHLIQQTLMDEGLRLARMVSHDRAGKISLGSEGTHSTDHDSKVERRSSITACRSSSPCITKDDSNHRGK from the exons ATGTCTCTGCCACGCACACTTGGGGAGTTGCAGCTCTATCGGGTGCTGCAGAGGGCCAACCTGCTGGCTTATTATGAAACCTTCATCCAGCAGGGTGGTGACGAcgtgcagcagctctgtgaggcgGCAGAGGAGGAGTTCCTGGAGATCATGGCACTAGTTGGCATGGCCACCAAGCCACTGCATGTGCGTAGGCTGCAAAAGGCCCTTCGAGACTGGGCGGCGAACCCTGCCCTGTTCAGCCAGCCCGTCTCCAATGTCCCTCTCGGGGGCATCCCGCTGTTCAAAGTTGATGGGACGGGCACGAGTGGATCAGCAGGTGGGCCCAGGAAGTCCGTGAGCAACGGGCAGCCGGGGTCACCCTGTGAAAGGGAGGACCGGGCATGTCTCACTCCGATGCACAGTGGGAGTCCAAGAAGCCCCTGCTCCCAGGCCTCCCCACAGCCACCAGACATGCACTACAGAGAAAAACTCTCACCCATGGACCCGCACTGGCTGAGCCCGGAGCCAGATGGCAACTCCACTTTGGCTTCTGCACCTGGAATGGAAGAGGAGCCACCCAGCCCGCCTCTGCTGTCAACATGTCCTCCTGGCCCTTCCACATCCCCGAGCCCCTCTGCCTCTTTTGCCCCTGCAGCCTTGTCAGCCTGGCCTGGGGGTCAGCTGGACGGGGAAACAGCGAGGGCGGTAGTGGAGAGCGTGGAGAGGCTCCTCAGGACCCTGCCCAGGTCTGATCCAGCAGAGGTGAAGACTCTGCTGAGGATGAACAAGAAGATGGCAAAGACTGTGGGGCACATCTTCAAAATGGGGTCCCAGGACGTGAACAAGGAAGAGGAGATCCGCAAGTACAGTCTTATTTATGGACGCTTTGACTCCAAGAGGAGAGAAGGCAAGCAGCTCACACATCATGAG TTGATCATCAATGAAGCTGCAGCACAGTTCTGTATGCGCGACAATGCCCTTCTGCTGAGACGGGTGGAGCTCTTTTCTTTGGCTCGGCAGGTGGCAAGAAAATGTGCCTACACCTCCACACTAAAGCATGCAAG gacaAATGCAGATGAGAACAATGTGGTGTCTCAGAAGAGAGCGAGACATGAG gTAATTGTGCCCGAGTGCGTGTCGTCGCTTCTTGGAGTGGAGGCCTCAGAGGGCTTGACCCAGAGGGCAGACGACGACAGCCTATCTGCAGAAAGCCTCGACAGTGTATCACATG ACATTGGCTCACAGTGCAACCAGTCTCCCTCCCCTCGTCCCCACACCGACACCTCCAACCCTGCCAGCTGGAGTCGCCATCTCATACAGCAAACGCTAATGGACGAAGGGCTGAGATTGGCTCGGATGGTGTCACATGATCGGGCTGGCAAGATCAGCCTAGGGTCAGAGGGAACTCACTCCACAG ACCACGACAGTAAAGTGGAGAGGCGGAGCTCGATAACAGCGTGCAGGAGCAGTAGCCCTTGCATCACCAAAGACGACTCCAACCACCGGGGGAAATGA
- the zgc:113184 gene encoding uncharacterized protein zgc:113184, producing MEEAYSELYQQFLRLRSLCLRQAALLHQLTAALQKQQGASVPNGELSDMMSIPVQCTQEIPVYFREKPQPLTQNPAAQCGIDCLSSNVGTFSDLLAEDMSRLCMNAPHRRKGDGELELNVAPLLTLDSSRWQGASSNELKNPGPADHPGRERTRHTVRMPMSDCPSLLGDFLSQSDGVLMSDMALQSHVCDFCQAVFPGDTTTRGEFLRHLHTHIT from the exons ATGGAGGAAGCGTACAGCGAACTGTACCAGCAGTTTCTTCGCCTGAGGTCACTTTGCCTGAGACAGGCAGCTCTGCTGCATCAACTCACAGCAGCCCTGCAGAAACAGCAAG GAGCCTCTGTTCCTAATGGAGAGCTGAGTGATATGATGTCCATCCCTGTCCAGTGTACCCAGGAAATCCCTGTGTATTTCCGTGAAAAGCCTCAACCACTAACACAAAACCCTGCAGCACAGTGTGGCATCGACTGCCTCTCCAGCAACGTGGGGACTTTCTCTGATCTCCTCGCTGAAGATATGTCCAGGCTCTGTATGAATGCACCACATCGGAGAAAGGGGGATGGGGAGTTGGAGCTTAATGTTGCACCCCTGTTAACACTGGACTCCTCAAGGTGGCAAGGAGCCTCCTCCAATGAATTGAAAAATCCGGGGCCAGCAGATCATCCTGGTAGAGAGAGGACACGGCACACAGTGAGG atgCCAATGTCAGACTGTCCCTCCCTGCTCGGTGACTTCTTGAGTCAGTCTGATGGGGTGCTGATGTCAGACATGGCACTGCAGTCTCACGTTTGTGACTTCTGCCAGGCAGTTTTCCCTGGAGACACAACCACCAGAGGAGAGTTCCTGCGACATCTCCACACCCACATCACCTAG
- the LOC108898936 gene encoding probable nuclear hormone receptor HR38, with protein sequence MPCVQTQYASLPHDTYFSSEFLNPDLSAKLVMDISGQKDQLSTSSLPSINTLVGNGYVGEFDAYSCKITTSPPASTVPFNHTAVAESSGPQMQNQAFRLDDLQVYGCYPGSFALSCLDETLSSCGSDYYGSPVYAATSPPTPGFQAQSAPVWDSPFSPYPSAPPSSVADKAAMAQQLSFFTFSPTPEQHSPLAHHQDAQPGQEDPFFLPHQQHVSPLHCPPISLEHGPLETPRIAEGAMTSPKNHNPGSSEGRCAVCGDNASCQHYGVRTCEGCKGFFKRTVQKNAKYVCLANKDCPVDKRRRNRCQFCRFQKCLAVGMVKEVVRTDSLKGRRGRLPSKPKTVAEASSTTPSVNIISSLVRAHLDSNPTIGKLDYSKYQETVDNLKEKEDAGDIQQFYDLLTGALDVIRNWAETIPGFTDFCTEDQELLLESAFVELFILRLAYRSNPEKNKLIFCNGVVLHRLQCVRSFGDWIDSIMDFSHSLHRMNLDVSLFACLAALVIITDRHGLKEPKRVEDFQNHLITCLREHVSGNGSEPSRTQPNYLSRLLGKLPELRTLCTQGLQRIFYLKLEDLVPPPPIVEKIFMDTLPF encoded by the exons ATGCCCTGTGTACAAACCCAATATGCATCCCTGCCCCATGACACCTACTTCAGCTCTGAGTTTTTGAATCCTGACCTCAGTGCCAAACTGGTGATGGACATCAGTGGCCAAAAGGACCAGCTGTCTACATCTTCATTGCCCAGCATCAACACTTTGGTGGGAAATGGCTATGTGGGCGAGTTTGATGCTTATTCCTGCAAGATTACCACCTCTCCTCCCGCCTCTACAGTTCCATTCAATCACACTGCGGTAGCTGAAAGCTCTGGCCCTCAGATGCAGAACCAGGCCTTCAGGCTGGATGATCTCCAGGTGTATGGCTGTTACCCAGGCTCCTTTGCACTCAGCTGCCTCGATGAAACACTGTCATCATGTGGCTCAGACTACTACGGCAGCCCAGTTTACGCTGCTACTTCTCCTCCAACGCCAGGCTTTCAGGCCCAGTCTGCACCTGTCTGGGATTCCCCCTTCAGCCCCTACCCCTCggcccctccctcctctgtggCCGATAAGGCCGCCATGGCTCAGCAACTCTCCTTTTTTACCTTCAGCCCCACACCAGAGCAGCACTCTCCCTTGGCGCATCATCAGGATGCTCAGCCAGGCCAGGAAGACCCATTCTTCTTGCCTCACCAGCAGCATGTCTCTCCACTTCACTGTCCCCCCATATCCCTGGAGCATGGGCCTCTGGAAACCCCCAGGATAGCAGAGGGGGCCATGACTTCTCCTAAAAACCACAACCCAGGGTCTAGTGAGGGCCGCTGTGCAGTTTGTGGCGACAATGCATCTTGTCAGCACTATGGAGTTCGCACCTGCGAGGGCTGCAAAGGCTTCTTCAAG AGAACTGTACAGAAAAATGCAAAGTACGTGTGCCTTGCCAATAAAGACTGTCCTGTggacaagaggaggagaaaccgTTGCCAGTTCTGTCGTTTCCAGAAATGTCTTGCAGTGGGAATGGTCAAAGAAG TTGTTCGCACAGACAGCCTCAAAGGTCGCCGGGGTCGCCTGCCCTCCAAACCCAAGACCGTGGCTGAGGCTTCATCCACGACCCCCAGTGTCAACATCATATCATCTCTTGTCAGGGCACATCTAGACTCAAACCCAACCATTGGAAAGCTGGACTACTCCAAG taCCAGGAGACAGTGGACAAcctgaaagaaaaggaggatgcTGGTGACATCCAGCAGTTTTATGACCTGCTGACAGGTGCCTTGGATGTGATCAGAAACTGGGCTGAAACCATCCCAGGATTCACAGACTTCTGCACAGAGGACCAGGAGCTCCTTCTTGAATCTGCCTTTGTTGAGCTCTTCATCCTCCGTCTAGCATACAG GTCAAATCCAGAGAAGAACAAGTTAATCTTCTGCAACGGTGTCGTCCTCCACCGACTGCAGTGCGTCCGCAGTTTCGGCGACTGGATTGATTCTATCATGGATTTCTCCCACAGTCTTCATCGCATGAACTTGGACGTTTCATTGTTTGCCTGCCTTGCAGCGCTTGTCATCATCACTG ATCGCCATGGCCTCAAGGAGCCCAAACGGGTCGAGGACTTTCAGAATCATCTCATCACTTGTTTGAGGGAACACGTGAGTGGAAACGGATCAGAACCGAGCAGGACCCAGCCCAACTATCTCTCGCGTCTTCTGGGCAAACTCCCCGAGCTGAGGACTCTGTGCACACAAGGCCTGCAGCGTATCTTTTACCTGAAACTGGAGGACCTAGTCCCCCCTCCACCGATTGTGGAGAAAATCTTTATGGATACTCTGCCgttctaa